Proteins co-encoded in one Cupriavidus nantongensis genomic window:
- a CDS encoding MFS transporter — MNPSYQPRRAWLTAVLLFFFLVVNAMDKMVVGLLAAPMMAELGLTPAQFGLVGSSFFWLFAVSGVLGGFLANRTPTSRLLILMALAWSLCQIPIALSSSLAVLIVSRVLLGFMEGPAAPVAIHACYKWFPNNRRNLPVAVLTQGAGIGIVLAGLLIPAVAAHWGWRTNFYLLAVLGVVWAVAWLALGREGTLDERPAGHGAAGAAGTGAPQRLPYRVLLSDPTVLGCFALRLAAYWGLALCLTWIPAYLQSGLGFDHAVSGKLFALIVGTNLPLTIAIAWFSERLLARGVSSRVARGRISAGMLLLAGGFFLSLLWPDTTPAMRVGLLVLACVCAPAIYSLGPAMLAEVVPAGQRGAVLAIDASVSSVAGVLAPLVTGVLVQNVPGARGFELGLALCGALMVVAALAGLCVVNPERSRQRLAARLPADVPAGQPAVAAG; from the coding sequence ATGAATCCATCCTACCAACCCCGCCGCGCTTGGCTGACCGCAGTGCTGTTGTTCTTCTTCCTGGTGGTCAACGCCATGGACAAGATGGTGGTGGGCCTGCTGGCCGCGCCGATGATGGCGGAGCTGGGGCTGACGCCGGCGCAGTTCGGGCTGGTCGGCAGCAGCTTCTTCTGGCTGTTCGCGGTGTCGGGTGTGCTGGGCGGCTTCCTCGCCAACCGCACGCCGACTTCGCGGCTGCTGATCCTGATGGCGCTGGCGTGGTCGCTGTGCCAGATCCCGATCGCGCTGTCGTCCAGCCTGGCGGTGCTGATCGTGTCGCGCGTGCTGCTCGGCTTCATGGAAGGGCCGGCCGCGCCGGTGGCGATCCACGCCTGCTACAAGTGGTTTCCGAACAACCGGCGCAACCTGCCGGTGGCGGTGCTGACTCAGGGCGCGGGCATCGGCATCGTGCTGGCCGGGCTGCTGATCCCGGCGGTGGCCGCGCACTGGGGCTGGCGCACCAACTTCTACCTGCTGGCGGTGCTGGGCGTGGTGTGGGCGGTGGCGTGGCTCGCGCTCGGGCGCGAAGGCACGCTCGACGAACGCCCGGCCGGCCATGGTGCCGCGGGCGCCGCGGGCACCGGCGCGCCGCAGCGGCTGCCGTATCGCGTGCTGCTGAGCGATCCCACCGTGCTGGGCTGCTTTGCCCTGCGGCTGGCGGCGTACTGGGGCCTGGCGCTGTGCCTGACCTGGATCCCGGCCTACCTGCAGAGCGGGCTGGGCTTCGACCATGCCGTCAGCGGCAAGCTGTTCGCTCTGATCGTCGGCACCAACCTGCCGCTGACGATCGCGATCGCGTGGTTCTCGGAACGGCTGCTGGCGCGCGGGGTGTCGTCGCGGGTGGCGCGCGGCCGGATCTCGGCCGGCATGCTGCTGCTGGCAGGCGGCTTCTTCCTGTCGCTGCTGTGGCCGGACACCACGCCCGCCATGCGCGTGGGGCTGCTGGTGCTGGCCTGCGTGTGCGCGCCGGCGATCTATTCGCTCGGCCCGGCGATGCTGGCCGAGGTGGTGCCGGCCGGGCAGCGCGGCGCGGTGCTGGCGATCGATGCCTCGGTGTCGTCGGTGGCCGGCGTGCTGGCGCCGCTGGTGACGGGCGTGCTGGTGCAGAACGTGCCCGGCGCGCGCGGCTTTGAACTGGGACTGGCGCTATGTGGCGCGCTGATGGTGGTGGCGGCGCTGGCCGGGCTGTGCGTGGTCAACCCCGAGCGCTCGCGCCAGCGCCTGGCCGCGCGGCTGCCGGCGGATGTCCCGGCCGGACAGCCCGCGGTGGCTGCGGGCTGA
- a CDS encoding phosphotransferase family protein has translation MHPSTPPDAEAALLAGLRRVVRRELPGFDAEAGITGLRRLSGGASQETWSFTLAGPHGPAPMILRRDPGEGARPAAAVSAIQAGMAAEAALLRLAGAAGVPVPVVRAMLTPQDGIGTGFVMDRIEGETLGGRIVREPRLARARERLAYQCGQALAAIHGIDRAALPPLRESHAAEEVEGYLRRFRAAGEQRPVFELAFRWLQRHAPATGRTTLVHGDFRNGNLMVDEAGLRAVLDWELAHVGDPMTDLGWLCVNSWRFGSSGLPVGGFGTREQLFAGYADAGGTVDAGRVRFWEIFGVLKWGVACQTMSRAPAGGGPRSVERAAIGRRSSETEIDLLNLLLPREPAPASLACGD, from the coding sequence ATGCACCCATCCACGCCCCCCGACGCGGAAGCCGCCTTGCTCGCCGGCCTGCGCCGCGTCGTACGCCGCGAGTTGCCCGGCTTCGATGCCGAGGCCGGCATCACCGGACTGCGCCGCCTGTCCGGCGGCGCCAGCCAGGAAACCTGGTCATTCACGCTGGCCGGGCCGCACGGGCCGGCGCCGATGATCCTGCGGCGCGATCCCGGCGAAGGGGCACGGCCCGCGGCCGCGGTCTCGGCGATACAGGCCGGCATGGCGGCCGAGGCCGCGCTGCTGCGGCTGGCCGGCGCGGCCGGTGTGCCGGTGCCGGTGGTGCGGGCGATGCTGACGCCGCAGGACGGCATCGGCACGGGCTTTGTGATGGACCGCATCGAAGGCGAGACGCTGGGCGGGCGCATCGTGCGCGAGCCGCGGCTGGCGCGGGCGCGCGAACGGCTGGCCTACCAGTGCGGGCAGGCGCTGGCCGCGATCCACGGCATCGACCGCGCCGCGCTGCCGCCGCTGCGCGAGAGCCATGCCGCCGAGGAAGTCGAAGGCTACCTGCGGCGCTTTCGGGCGGCGGGCGAGCAGCGGCCGGTGTTCGAGCTGGCCTTCCGCTGGCTGCAGCGCCATGCGCCGGCCACCGGGCGCACCACGCTGGTCCACGGCGATTTCCGCAACGGCAACCTGATGGTCGACGAGGCAGGCCTGCGCGCCGTGCTGGACTGGGAGCTGGCGCATGTTGGCGATCCCATGACGGACCTCGGCTGGCTGTGCGTGAACTCCTGGCGCTTCGGCAGCTCCGGCTTGCCGGTGGGTGGCTTCGGCACGCGCGAGCAATTGTTTGCCGGCTATGCCGACGCGGGCGGCACGGTGGATGCGGGGCGCGTGCGCTTCTGGGAGATCTTCGGCGTGCTCAAGTGGGGCGTGGCGTGCCAGACCATGTCGCGCGCGCCGGCGGGCGGCGGTCCGCGCAGCGTCGAGCGCGCCGCGATTGGCCGGCGCAGTTCCGAAACCGAGATCGACCTGCTCAACCTGCTGCTGCCGCGCGAACCTGCGCCGGCCAGCCTGGCCTGCGGAGACTGA
- the ttcA gene encoding tRNA 2-thiocytidine(32) synthetase TtcA: protein MSHSNNFYRLETRLQSQTGKAIGDFGMIEDGDTVLVCMSGGKDSYTMLSVLMALQKRAPIKFKLIAMNLDQKQPGFPEHILPEYLKSVGVEYVIVEADTYSIVKEKVPEGKTTCSLCSRLRRGVIYRTAKELGANKIALGHHRDDIVNTFFLNMFFGGKMKAMPPKLATDDGAHIVIRPLAYCSEKDIASYARAMEFPIIPCNLCGSQENLQRKKVSEMLQEWERQNPGRIDNIFSALRNVVPSHLADTELFPFTGLATGLAKVDEASLFGETTFQQQPLTFAGSLDQNRMEFVRFERTPAAEPAGTQ from the coding sequence ATGAGCCACTCGAACAACTTCTATCGCCTCGAGACGAGGCTGCAATCGCAAACCGGCAAGGCCATCGGCGACTTCGGCATGATCGAGGACGGCGACACCGTGCTGGTCTGCATGAGTGGCGGCAAGGACTCGTACACCATGCTGTCGGTCCTGATGGCGCTGCAAAAGCGCGCGCCGATCAAGTTCAAGCTGATCGCGATGAACCTGGACCAGAAGCAGCCCGGCTTCCCGGAACACATCCTGCCCGAATACCTGAAGTCGGTCGGCGTGGAATATGTGATCGTCGAGGCGGACACCTACTCGATCGTCAAGGAAAAGGTGCCGGAGGGCAAGACCACCTGCTCGCTGTGCTCGCGCCTGCGCCGCGGCGTGATCTACCGCACCGCCAAGGAGCTGGGCGCCAACAAGATCGCGCTGGGCCACCACCGCGACGACATCGTCAACACCTTCTTCCTGAACATGTTCTTCGGCGGCAAGATGAAGGCGATGCCGCCCAAGCTGGCCACCGACGACGGCGCGCATATCGTGATCCGCCCGCTGGCTTACTGCTCGGAGAAGGACATCGCGTCGTACGCGCGCGCGATGGAATTCCCGATCATCCCGTGCAACCTGTGCGGCTCGCAGGAAAACCTGCAGCGCAAGAAGGTCAGCGAGATGCTGCAGGAGTGGGAGCGGCAGAACCCGGGCCGCATCGATAATATCTTCTCGGCGCTGCGCAACGTGGTGCCGTCGCACCTCGCGGATACCGAGCTGTTCCCGTTCACCGGCCTGGCGACAGGCCTGGCCAAGGTCGACGAGGCCTCGCTGTTCGGTGAGACCACGTTCCAGCAGCAGCCGCTGACGTTTGCCGGCAGCCTGGACCAAAACCGCATGGAGTTCGTGCGCTTCGAGCGCACGCCCGCGGCGGAGCCGGCTGGCACGCAGTAA
- the glmU gene encoding bifunctional UDP-N-acetylglucosamine diphosphorylase/glucosamine-1-phosphate N-acetyltransferase GlmU, producing the protein MNIVILAAGMGKRMYSDLPKVLHPVAGRPMLAHVLDTARALSPSRLVVVVGHGAARVREAVAADDVAFAEQAQQLGTGHAVMQALPLLDDNQPTLVLYGDVPLTSAATLQALVAEAGAQRFGVLTVEMPDPTGYGRIVRDAAGSIVRIVEQKDATEAEKAIREINTGIIVCPTGHLRKWLSTLRNDNAQGEYYLTDTVERAVADGVETVSAQPAAVWETLGVNSKLQLAEVERIHQGNQARRLLEAGVTLLDPARIDVRGELTCGRDVTIDVGCVFEGRVHLEDGVRIGAHCVVRNSTVGAGAQVHPFCHIDDARIGPAGRIGPYARLRPGTELGEDVHIGNFVEVKNAQVAAHSKANHLAYVGDATVGSRVNIGAGTITCNYDGVNKHRTVIEDDVFIGSDTQLVAPVTVRRGATLGAGTTLTKEAPADKLTLSRAKQLTIDAWQRPVKQPKQ; encoded by the coding sequence GTGAATATCGTCATTCTCGCCGCGGGCATGGGCAAGCGGATGTATTCCGATTTGCCCAAGGTGCTGCACCCGGTAGCCGGGCGGCCCATGCTCGCGCATGTCCTGGATACGGCCCGTGCGCTGTCGCCGTCGCGGCTGGTGGTCGTGGTCGGCCACGGCGCCGCGCGCGTGCGCGAGGCGGTGGCCGCTGACGATGTCGCCTTCGCCGAGCAGGCCCAGCAACTGGGCACGGGCCATGCGGTGATGCAGGCACTTCCCTTGTTGGACGACAACCAGCCTACGTTGGTTCTCTACGGTGACGTGCCGCTCACCAGCGCGGCGACGCTGCAGGCACTGGTGGCCGAGGCCGGCGCGCAGCGCTTTGGCGTGCTCACGGTGGAGATGCCCGACCCGACCGGCTATGGCCGCATCGTGCGCGACGCGGCGGGCAGCATCGTCCGCATCGTCGAGCAGAAGGACGCGACTGAAGCCGAGAAGGCCATCCGCGAAATCAACACCGGCATCATCGTGTGCCCGACCGGCCACCTGCGCAAGTGGCTGTCGACGCTGCGCAACGACAATGCCCAGGGCGAGTACTACCTGACCGACACCGTCGAGCGCGCCGTCGCCGACGGCGTCGAGACGGTCTCGGCCCAGCCGGCGGCGGTGTGGGAGACGCTGGGCGTCAACAGCAAGCTGCAGCTGGCCGAAGTCGAGCGCATCCACCAGGGCAACCAGGCCCGGCGCCTGCTGGAAGCCGGCGTGACGCTGCTGGACCCGGCCCGCATCGACGTGCGCGGCGAGCTGACCTGCGGGCGCGATGTCACCATCGACGTCGGCTGCGTGTTCGAGGGCCGCGTGCACCTCGAAGACGGCGTACGCATCGGCGCCCATTGCGTGGTCCGCAACAGCACCGTCGGCGCCGGCGCGCAGGTGCACCCGTTCTGCCATATCGACGACGCCAGAATCGGGCCCGCGGGCCGCATCGGGCCGTACGCGCGCCTGCGCCCCGGCACCGAGCTGGGCGAGGACGTCCATATCGGCAACTTCGTCGAGGTCAAGAATGCACAGGTGGCGGCACACAGCAAGGCCAACCACCTGGCTTATGTGGGCGACGCCACGGTGGGGTCGCGCGTCAATATTGGCGCGGGTACCATCACCTGCAACTATGACGGGGTGAACAAGCACCGCACCGTGATCGAGGACGATGTCTTCATCGGCTCCGACACGCAGCTGGTGGCACCCGTGACGGTGCGGCGCGGCGCCACGCTGGGCGCCGGCACCACGCTCACCAAGGAGGCCCCGGCCGACAAGCTGACGCTGTCGCGGGCCAAGCAGCTGACCATCGACGCCTGGCAGCGTCCGGTCAAGCAGCCGAAGCAGTAA
- a CDS encoding DUF6285 domain-containing protein has protein sequence MPDTPHAAELIDAVTAFLRDTAIPGLSGRAAFDARVAANVLDIVARELRLAPAAQAAEHERLRVLLGADGTLAELNRRLCEGIASGRLDATTPGLADHLWAVTLAKLAVDQPGYSSYRQIVDPEETLP, from the coding sequence ATGCCGGACACCCCCCACGCCGCGGAACTGATCGACGCGGTGACCGCCTTCCTGCGTGATACCGCGATCCCAGGCTTGAGCGGCCGCGCGGCCTTCGACGCGCGCGTGGCCGCCAACGTGCTCGACATCGTCGCGCGCGAGCTGCGCCTCGCGCCTGCGGCGCAAGCCGCCGAGCATGAGCGCCTGCGCGTGCTGCTGGGCGCCGACGGCACGCTTGCCGAACTGAACCGGCGCCTGTGCGAGGGCATCGCCAGCGGGCGCCTCGATGCCACCACGCCGGGGCTTGCCGACCACCTGTGGGCGGTCACGCTGGCCAAGCTTGCCGTCGACCAGCCCGGGTACAGCAGCTATCGCCAGATTGTGGATCCTGAGGAGACGCTTCCATGA
- a CDS encoding acyl-CoA dehydrogenase family protein, translated as MNFQLPAELTAYLAELDAFIEAEIAPLQAEHDNQRFFDHRREWARTDFDNQGLPRPEWEALLAEARRRADRAGHLRFALPAEYGGRDGGNLWMAVIREHLAARGLGLHNDLQNEHSIVGNKPFVLVLRDFGSDAQRATLIPGMLDETVKLSFGLTEPEHGSDATHMATRARPEARGGRGGWRIDGEKMWTTGLHTATHVVLFARTSGEDGDARGITAFLVPAHSEGVRVEEYLWTFNMPTDHPRVSFSGVWVPDDAVLGQPGAGLAIAQHFVHENRIRQAAASLGAADYCIRESVKYARQRKPFGQELARNQGIQFPLVELATRAEMLRAFIRQTAWQMDQMPKREVEKRLSDKVSMCNYTANRLCCEAADTAMQVHGGLGYSRHKPFEHIYRHHRRYRITEGSDEIQMRKVGAYLFGYIGRDGRDGGAHPLTSGRHA; from the coding sequence ATGAATTTCCAGCTGCCGGCCGAGCTGACGGCCTACCTGGCCGAGCTCGATGCCTTTATCGAGGCGGAGATTGCACCGCTGCAGGCCGAACACGACAACCAGCGCTTCTTCGACCACCGCCGCGAGTGGGCCCGCACCGACTTCGACAACCAGGGCCTGCCGCGTCCCGAATGGGAGGCGCTGCTGGCCGAGGCGCGCCGCCGCGCCGACCGCGCCGGGCACCTGCGCTTCGCGCTGCCCGCCGAGTACGGCGGCCGCGATGGCGGCAACCTGTGGATGGCCGTGATCCGCGAACACCTGGCGGCCAGGGGGCTGGGTTTGCACAACGACCTGCAGAACGAGCACTCGATCGTCGGCAACAAGCCATTCGTGCTGGTGCTGCGCGATTTCGGCAGCGACGCGCAACGCGCCACGCTGATCCCGGGCATGCTCGACGAGACCGTCAAGCTGAGCTTCGGCCTGACCGAGCCCGAGCACGGTTCCGATGCCACCCACATGGCCACGCGTGCGCGTCCCGAGGCGCGTGGCGGCCGCGGCGGCTGGCGCATCGACGGCGAGAAGATGTGGACCACCGGCCTGCATACCGCCACGCACGTGGTGCTGTTCGCGCGCACCAGCGGCGAGGACGGCGATGCCCGCGGCATCACCGCGTTCCTGGTGCCGGCGCACAGCGAAGGCGTGCGCGTGGAAGAGTACCTGTGGACCTTCAACATGCCCACCGACCATCCGCGCGTGAGCTTCAGCGGGGTCTGGGTGCCGGACGACGCCGTGCTTGGTCAGCCCGGCGCGGGCCTCGCCATCGCCCAGCATTTCGTGCACGAGAACCGCATCCGCCAGGCCGCCGCCAGCCTGGGCGCGGCCGATTACTGCATCCGCGAGAGCGTGAAGTACGCGCGCCAGCGCAAGCCCTTCGGCCAGGAGCTGGCGCGCAACCAGGGCATCCAGTTCCCGCTGGTGGAACTGGCCACGCGCGCCGAGATGCTGCGCGCCTTTATCCGCCAGACCGCGTGGCAAATGGACCAGATGCCCAAGCGCGAGGTGGAGAAACGCCTGTCGGACAAGGTCTCGATGTGCAACTACACCGCCAACCGCCTGTGCTGCGAGGCCGCCGACACCGCGATGCAGGTGCACGGCGGGCTGGGCTATTCGCGCCACAAGCCGTTCGAGCATATCTACCGCCACCATCGCCGCTACCGCATCACCGAGGGCTCGGACGAGATCCAGATGCGCAAGGTCGGCGCCTACCTGTTCGGCTATATCGGGCGCGACGGCCGCGATGGCGGCGCGCATCCCCTTACTTCCGGGAGACACGCATGA
- a CDS encoding DUF6279 family lipoprotein, with product MKLGYQQGDRLAYWWIDNYVDVTSAQEPLTREAIARFFAWHRKAQLPEIANLLQQAKADVRQPVTPAKVAHFQDASQELARRSFEQAMPDMADLLLTLTPDQIARMEKKFAEGNAKYRKKFLNVDPAEREEARFDKVMEYARLIYGGFSPEQEREIRVKVGPVVQNAEARYAERVARQQEWIKMVRFVQATQPPKAQVIDLLRRFREYWQNPPARHAASHEAGNSAGIALTVAIANLTTPQQKAHAQDRFQKWIDDTHALMREKANAPVQSAAAN from the coding sequence ATGAAGCTCGGTTACCAGCAGGGCGACCGCCTGGCGTACTGGTGGATCGACAATTATGTCGACGTCACCTCGGCCCAGGAGCCGCTCACGCGCGAGGCGATCGCGCGCTTCTTTGCCTGGCACCGCAAGGCGCAGCTGCCGGAAATCGCCAACCTGCTGCAGCAGGCCAAGGCCGACGTGCGCCAGCCGGTCACGCCGGCAAAGGTCGCGCACTTTCAGGACGCCTCGCAGGAACTGGCGCGCCGCTCCTTCGAGCAGGCCATGCCCGACATGGCCGACCTGCTGCTGACGCTGACGCCAGACCAGATCGCGCGCATGGAAAAGAAGTTTGCCGAGGGCAACGCCAAGTACCGCAAGAAATTCCTCAACGTGGACCCGGCCGAGCGCGAGGAGGCGCGCTTCGACAAGGTGATGGAGTACGCGCGCCTGATCTACGGCGGCTTCTCGCCCGAGCAGGAAAGGGAGATCCGCGTCAAGGTCGGTCCGGTGGTGCAGAACGCCGAGGCGCGCTATGCCGAGCGCGTCGCGCGCCAGCAGGAATGGATCAAGATGGTGCGCTTCGTGCAGGCCACGCAGCCGCCCAAGGCGCAGGTGATCGACCTGCTGCGGCGCTTCCGCGAATACTGGCAGAACCCGCCCGCCCGGCACGCCGCCAGCCATGAAGCCGGCAACAGCGCCGGCATCGCGCTCACCGTGGCGATCGCCAACCTGACCACGCCGCAGCAGAAGGCACACGCGCAGGATCGCTTCCAGAAGTGGATCGACGACACGCATGCACTGATGCGCGAGAAGGCGAATGCGCCGGTGCAGTCGGCGGCGGCGAACTGA
- a CDS encoding LysR family transcriptional regulator, with protein sequence MGLRQLHHFVTLVEQGSFARAAAALHLSQPALTRSIQALESELGTLIDRSYGKVRPTAAGMLALTRARRMLREQRELRRDLQLLEDVEVGTIRAGFGPFAASFLLDPVLEALVRRYPRLRIDLETADTAAMRRSLEAEQLDIFVGESRSLADLAHLQIDRLPALETAFFVRSGHPLTQQRKVTLADLRAYPVAGTRLPPHIVRYFRQALHEASGSSGPLPEDQPGLMTVTCNDMHALRTLLLAVDAVALVPVAMMAEACAQRLAVALPMHPPTALKAQYGIVTLAGRTPSPAMRVFAALVHEAVAQTGA encoded by the coding sequence ATGGGCCTGAGGCAACTGCATCACTTCGTCACGCTGGTCGAGCAAGGCAGCTTCGCGCGCGCCGCGGCCGCACTGCACCTGTCGCAGCCGGCGCTGACGCGCAGCATCCAGGCGCTGGAATCCGAGCTGGGCACGCTGATCGACCGCAGCTACGGCAAGGTGCGCCCCACCGCCGCCGGCATGCTGGCGCTGACGCGCGCGCGCCGCATGCTGCGCGAGCAGCGCGAACTGCGGCGCGACCTGCAATTGCTCGAAGACGTGGAAGTCGGCACCATCCGCGCCGGCTTCGGGCCGTTTGCGGCGTCGTTCCTGCTCGACCCGGTGCTGGAGGCGCTGGTGCGCCGCTACCCGCGACTGCGCATCGACCTCGAGACCGCAGACACTGCCGCGATGCGGCGCTCGCTCGAAGCCGAGCAGCTCGACATCTTTGTCGGCGAAAGCCGCAGCCTGGCGGACCTGGCACACCTGCAGATCGACCGGCTGCCGGCACTGGAAACGGCATTCTTCGTGCGGAGCGGCCATCCGCTGACGCAGCAGCGCAAAGTCACCCTGGCCGACCTGCGCGCCTACCCGGTGGCCGGGACCCGGCTGCCGCCGCATATCGTGCGCTACTTCCGCCAGGCCCTGCACGAGGCCAGCGGCAGCAGCGGCCCGCTGCCCGAGGACCAGCCCGGCCTGATGACCGTCACCTGCAACGACATGCACGCGCTGCGCACGCTGCTGCTGGCGGTCGATGCCGTGGCGCTGGTGCCGGTGGCGATGATGGCCGAGGCGTGCGCGCAGCGCCTGGCGGTGGCCCTGCCGATGCACCCGCCCACCGCGCTGAAGGCGCAGTACGGCATCGTCACGCTGGCCGGGCGCACCCCATCGCCGGCCATGCGCGTGTTCGCGGCGCTGGTGCATGAAGCGGTGGCGCAGACCGGCGCCTAG
- the glmS gene encoding glutamine--fructose-6-phosphate transaminase (isomerizing), with translation MCGIVGAVSTRNIVPVLIEGLRRLEYRGYDSCGVAVVRDDAVERARTVSRVADLDAQTQASGLSGFTGVAHTRWATHGKPDTVNAHPHLSGETIALVHNGIIENYEPLREELRAVGYGFESQTDTEVVAHLIHQAYSYPSSATRGDLFASVRAVTKRLHGAYAIAVFAKDQPGRVVGARAGSPLVVALGENETFLASDALAVAGTANRIIYLEEGDVVEITLDGVTIHDAGDHPVEREARVVEAHAASVDLGPYRHFMQKEIFEQPRALGDTLEGVEGLSPDLFGDNAAEVFAGIDSVLILACGTSYYSGCTAKYWLESIARIPTQVEVASEYRYRDTVPNPRALVVVISQSGETADTMAALRHARALGHVHTLAVCNVATSAMVRETELRFLTRAGTEIGVASTKAFTTQLAALYMLTLSLAKTRGLLTEEAEARALTNLRHLPAALHGVLALEPQIIAWSEDFARRENALFLGRGLHYPIALEGALKLKEISYIHAEAYPAGELKHGPLALVTEAMPVVTVAPNDALLEKLKSNIQEVRARGGRLYVFADSDTQIQSSDGIQVIRMPEHYGDLSPILHVVPLQLLAYHTACARGTDVDKPRNLAKSVTVE, from the coding sequence ATGTGTGGCATCGTCGGCGCGGTTTCCACGCGCAACATCGTTCCGGTCCTGATCGAAGGGCTGCGCCGCCTGGAGTATCGCGGCTATGACTCGTGCGGCGTCGCCGTCGTGCGCGACGATGCGGTCGAGCGCGCGCGCACCGTGTCGCGCGTGGCCGACCTCGACGCGCAGACGCAGGCGTCCGGCCTGTCCGGCTTCACCGGCGTGGCGCATACGCGCTGGGCCACGCACGGCAAGCCCGACACCGTCAACGCCCACCCGCACCTGTCGGGCGAGACCATCGCGCTGGTGCACAACGGCATCATCGAGAACTACGAGCCGCTGCGCGAAGAACTGCGCGCGGTCGGCTACGGCTTCGAGTCGCAGACCGATACCGAGGTGGTCGCGCACCTGATCCACCAGGCCTACAGCTACCCCAGCAGCGCCACCCGCGGCGACCTGTTCGCCTCGGTGCGCGCGGTCACCAAGCGCCTGCACGGCGCCTACGCCATCGCGGTGTTCGCCAAGGACCAGCCCGGCCGCGTCGTCGGCGCGCGCGCCGGCTCGCCGCTGGTGGTGGCGCTGGGCGAGAACGAGACCTTCCTGGCGTCCGACGCGCTGGCCGTGGCCGGCACCGCCAACCGCATCATCTACCTGGAAGAGGGCGATGTGGTCGAGATCACGCTCGACGGCGTGACCATCCACGACGCCGGCGACCACCCGGTCGAGCGCGAAGCGCGCGTGGTCGAAGCCCACGCCGCCTCGGTCGACCTGGGCCCGTACCGCCACTTCATGCAGAAGGAAATCTTCGAGCAGCCGCGCGCGCTGGGCGACACGCTCGAGGGTGTCGAAGGCCTGTCGCCGGACCTGTTCGGCGACAACGCCGCCGAGGTCTTCGCCGGCATCGACAGCGTGCTGATCCTGGCCTGCGGCACCAGCTACTACTCCGGCTGCACCGCCAAGTACTGGCTCGAAAGCATCGCCAGGATCCCGACCCAGGTCGAGGTCGCCAGCGAATACCGCTACCGCGACACCGTGCCCAACCCGCGCGCGCTGGTGGTGGTGATCTCGCAATCTGGCGAAACCGCCGACACCATGGCCGCGCTGCGCCATGCGCGCGCGCTCGGCCACGTCCATACGCTGGCGGTCTGCAACGTCGCCACCAGCGCCATGGTGCGAGAGACCGAACTGCGCTTCCTGACCCGCGCCGGCACCGAGATCGGCGTGGCCTCGACCAAGGCCTTCACCACGCAGCTGGCCGCGCTCTACATGCTGACGCTGTCGCTGGCCAAGACCCGCGGCCTGCTGACCGAAGAGGCCGAAGCCCGCGCGCTGACCAACCTGCGCCACCTGCCGGCCGCGCTCCACGGCGTGCTGGCGCTGGAGCCGCAGATCATCGCCTGGTCCGAAGACTTCGCCCGCCGCGAGAACGCACTGTTCCTCGGCCGCGGCCTGCACTACCCGATCGCGCTGGAGGGTGCGCTCAAGCTCAAGGAAATCTCGTATATCCACGCCGAGGCCTACCCGGCCGGCGAGCTCAAGCACGGCCCGCTGGCACTGGTCACCGAAGCCATGCCGGTGGTCACCGTCGCCCCCAACGACGCGCTGCTGGAAAAGCTCAAGTCCAATATCCAGGAAGTGCGCGCCCGCGGCGGCCGCCTGTACGTGTTTGCCGACAGCGACACGCAGATCCAGTCGTCCGACGGCATCCAGGTGATCCGCATGCCCGAGCACTACGGCGACCTCTCGCCGATCCTGCACGTGGTGCCGCTGCAGCTGCTGGCGTACCACACGGCGTGCGCACGCGGCACTGACGTGGACAAGCCGCGCAACCTGGCGAAGTCGGTGACGGTGGAATAA
- a CDS encoding TetR/AcrR family transcriptional regulator, translated as MKEKLIALEGHAGYAAPRYSSGLRTTHRLLEAGRRLLRERTLEQVPIQEICARAGVTTGAFYSRFDGKDSYFKALQALALATLREAMAARLAQLDNAPTTLEDAVRTMARDSRIWACRNEGVLRASLVVRATTGEDPIRQLNRQYIIDLASRLARLHPAGPSPELEERIRFAHQTLAGTLLYALINRESIYALSDRRLDQEMARVFLLSVA; from the coding sequence ATGAAAGAAAAGCTGATCGCGCTCGAGGGCCATGCCGGCTATGCCGCGCCGCGCTATTCCAGCGGGCTGCGCACCACCCACCGGCTGCTCGAGGCGGGCCGGCGGCTGCTGCGCGAACGCACGCTGGAACAGGTGCCCATCCAGGAGATCTGTGCCCGCGCCGGCGTCACCACCGGCGCCTTCTACAGCCGCTTCGACGGCAAGGACAGTTACTTCAAGGCGCTGCAGGCGCTGGCGCTGGCCACGCTGCGCGAGGCCATGGCGGCACGCCTGGCACAGCTCGATAACGCGCCGACGACGCTGGAAGACGCGGTGCGCACCATGGCGCGCGACAGCCGCATCTGGGCCTGCCGCAATGAAGGCGTGCTGCGCGCCTCGCTGGTGGTGCGCGCCACCACCGGCGAAGACCCGATCCGGCAGCTCAATCGCCAGTACATCATCGACCTGGCCTCGCGCCTGGCGCGGCTGCATCCGGCCGGCCCGTCGCCCGAGCTGGAAGAACGCATCCGCTTCGCTCACCAGACACTGGCCGGCACGCTGCTGTATGCGCTGATCAACCGCGAAAGCATCTACGCGCTGTCGGACCGGCGGCTGGACCAGGAAATGGCAAGGGTGTTCCTGCTGTCGGTGGCGTAG